CATTGCCGACCACCATAAGAAAAGAAATCCAGCCGACGTCGACCAGAAGCGAGAACGGGGTATATTCCACGGCACCTCCCTAAAGCAAGGTTTTTGCATTGACCAGTGACCGACTCATCCTATCCGATCGGATGCCCCCGGTGGAAGGGATTAGCGCCGCCAGAACAAAAAAGTCCAGACCTTCGCCTGCCCGAATTCCCCCATGTCGCCCCCAGCACTCCGTGCCCAACGCCAAGTAGACCTAGTATGGTAGTCATGCCTGCCGCCAGTCTCAATGACGTCGCGCGACTCATTCGCATGTATCCGGATACATTCCGAGATGCCACGCACAGTCGCTTCTACGTCGACCACCTGGAAGCCCGCAACGTTTTTCCGCTGCGCCTGTCCGATTCCCACCTGGACCTTGCGCCTGCTGTCGCATGGGTGCTGGAAAACAGCACCCCCGGTCAACTCGGCGAGGTCGCCCTCGACTTTGTCCGCTCCCTGGGCATGGACCACCGCCGCCACGGATTCCCCGCAGTGGCCTACGCCACCTTCGCCCACAACCTGCGCTTCGGACTGCGCGAAGTCCTGCGCACGGCGGGTGAACCTTATACGCTCGCGGCACAGGAGGCGGAAGAACTCATCGAAGGCGCCTGTGTGGAAATGGCGGCCGTCGCCGTGGAGGCAGACCAGGCAGGAATCCCCCCGGCCTACACCGGAGAGGTGATCTCCGTGACGCGCGTGGCGCGCCGCATCAGCACCGTCACCCTGGATACCGGCCTGGGAGTGCCCTTCCGCCCCGGCCAGTACCTGCGGACCACCACGGCCATGCTGCCCGGGCTGTGGATCCCCATGGCCCCCGCCAGCCCTCCCAACGACTTCGGCCAGATCGACTTCCACGTCTTCGCCGAGGAGGGCTCCGCCGCCCAACGCCTGAGCATGACGCAAGTGGGAGACCACTGGACCTTTAGCCAGCCCCACGGCGCCTTCGGCGTCGACGGCTCCCGCGACATCCTCATGATCGCCCACTCCACCGGCTGGGCGCCGCTGCGCTCCATCATGTTCGACCTGATGAACTCCGGGCAGCCGCCACGCGTCACGCTCTTCCTCGCCGCCGACTACCCCGGCGAACTCTACGAGCTAGCAAGCCTCATCGCCCTTGCCCGCGCCAGCTACTGGCTGACCGTCATCCCGTGCGCCACCCACCGCGTGGACGACTGGTGGGTCTCCCCCCTGGCGCCCACCCCCGACGTCTACATCGCCCAGGCCGACAACGCCGGCGAACTGGCCATGACCCGCGGCTATTGGCCCAACGATGACGTCCTCATCGCCGGGCCCGCAGCAGACGTCAACCGCAGCGCCGCGGCGCTGGAAGCCGCCGGCTGCCGGCGCATCCAAACCCAACCGTGGTAGCCCGCTGCTCGCCGCCTCACAGGATGGGGATCGCGCGGCGAGTTTGGGCGACGTCGATAAGCGAGACATCCGCGACGAGCAGTTCCTCCTCCTGACCAGCCTCCGCAAGCACCGCGCCGTCCGGCCCCACGATCATCGAATGGCCCACCCCCGTAGGATCGTCCTGCTCCCCATCGCCCGGCTGATCCGCCGCCGCCACAAACGCGCCGGTATCCAGGGCCCGCGCCTGCACCAACGTGCGCCACTGCCGCGTCTTGCCCGGCCCGCCGGACCAGGACGCAGGCACCGCAATCACCTGCGCACCCGCGCGCGCCAACCCCTGAAACAAATCCGGAAAGCGCAGGTCAAAGCAGGTTGCCACGCCCACGCGCGCGTCGCCTACCGGCACCAGCACAGCCCGCTGGCCCGCCTTGACGGTGTCCGATTCGCGGTACCCAAACGCGTCATAGGTGTGCCGCTTGTCATACCCCTCGTGCACGCCCGGGCCCGTGACCAGCGCCGTGTTATACACCCGATTGACGCGCCGACCCTCGCGCTCCACGGTGTCGGCAGGGCGAAACATGCCCACCACCGCGACCAGGCCGGCCTCCCGCGCCGCGGCTGCCACCGCCGTGGCAAAGGGGCCATCTAGCTCCTCCGCACGCGTATCCAGCCTGCTGGTAGCAAAAGCCTGCGACATCGCCTCCGGGAAAACTACCAGGTCAGCGCCCCGTTTCCCGGCGCGCTCAATCTCACCGCACACCCGCTGGGCATTGCGGCGAGTATCGTCCGTGGACTTAACCTGTGCAACAGCAATCCGCATGCCGCCCCAGCGTATGTGGACAAACCGGCTTTTTCCACAGGCCGGGGCGCAGCGCGCGGCAGGGGCCCGGGAGCACGGGCACGCTGACGGCCATGGACATCTTGCAGCTCACCGCCACCTTCGCGCAGCGCCTCCACGCCTGCACCACCCCACCTATCACGGTCGCCCCGCCGCCATCGCCGGACAGCCTGACCAGCATTGCGCTCGCCGAGGCGGTCTCCACCTGGACGACCCAGCTGGCCAACGCCACCGCTTCTCGACGCCGCCACCTCACCGCACTCACCCACCTGTGCACCACCGCACAACTCACCGATGACGCCACCGCCCGAGCGCTGTCATGATCACCGGACTCAGCGCACACACCCTGCGCGCCACCGCCGCCACCATGCGCGCCGCGGCCGCCCAGACCAGCACCGGCCACACCCAACTGGTCGCCGAACACCGCGCGCTCAACCACGCCGGTGCCGCCGGCACGGCCGTCGAGCGCGGGCTGGCAGCCCTGGACCGCACCGCCGCGCCCTGGGACCTGACCGCCACGGAAATGCTGCGGACGGCAACCGTCCTGGAGCGCGCCGGCGACCTACGCTCCTTCCTGGAATCCTGGTACCAGCAGCACGCCACCACGCTGAAGAAGTTCAGCGATCATTCGCTGCTCTTCGGGCAACTGACCAGCCTTGCCAATTCGCTGGGGCACGTCATAGACATGCAATGCGCACTAGAAATCGCCCGCATCTGCTCCTCGCCGCCACCTGAGGACCTGGACCTGACGTGGCTGGCCGCGCAGTATCCTGACGCCACGGTGCTGCAGGCCGATGGGGGCGGGCTCATCGTTGCCTTCGGGGACGTCGATAAGGCGGAGACGGTGACCACCTTCGTCGCCGGGACTGGCTCCTCCAACCCCGCGGGCTGGCCCGAGCAGGTCGATCGCGTGGCCGCCCTGAGCACCCACACGGGAAACTCCGGCAAGGCTGCCACCGTGTTGTGGCTCGGCTACCAGGCGCCACCAACGCTGGTCGGCGCGACCGCTCACAGCCCCGCCCGCGCGGGAGGCGGTGCGCTGCGGGACTTCCAAAAGGAGCTGACCCGGCGCAATCCCACGGCGCGACGCACGGTCATCGGGTATAGCTACGGCACGGTAGTGGTGGGGCAGGCGGCGACGCAGCCCTTAGAGGCGGACAACGTCATCCTGGTGGGCAGCCCGGGGGTGCCGCAGAAACAGGCGTCGGACTTTCGGCTGCGCGATGGCGGCCGGGTCTATGCGGTGACCGCCCCGGGGGATCCCATCGACCTGGCGGCGGGTGCGCGTGAGGGGATTCATGGCCGTGACCCGACAGCTGCCAGCTTTGGCGCCGAGGTGTGGCAGGCACAACCTGGAGACCACGGCTCCTACTGGACTGATGAGTCAACCTTGGCCCATATCGCCCGCGTCGCGCGGGAGTGAGAGGTTGGTCACAGTGCTTGAAGGGGGAGGGGATAGGGTGTAGAAAGGAATCAGAACAGGGAGGCGAGGGGGGATTCTTGTGACAGCACAAACAGCTACCACAGTCACACAGGCATTCTATGCCCATTGTGACCCCACCAATCCCCTCTGCCGCTTCACGCAGGAGCGCACGGACGCGGACATCGCGTTCTACCGCCGCCTTCTTCCCGCGCTGAATGTGGACAGCTCGGAGGACTACACCTGCTGGCGCGATGAGATCGCCGCCCAATTGGGCATGGGTGCCATGGCGTTGGATACGGCCCTTTTCGCGGTGGAGATTCTCACCCATCTCCCACGCCTTGAGGCCCTCCGTTCCCGCTTGCGGCACCTGCCCCTGCGCCACCTCGCGGCCGTCTCGCGGGCCCTGGCCGGCTGTGTGGATAACCAGGCCGTCATGGAGGCCGTGGACGCCGACCTCGCGGACTACCTCACCCCCACGGTCGCCCATCAGGCTTTTCCCACGCCGCAGACGCTACGCAGGCGCATCAACCGGATCCTGGACCGCCTGGTCCCCCCGCCTGCCGAGCGCCCTGCCGAGGCCACGCCGCCCCCGGCGCCCGGCAATCCCACGATTTCTGCCGTCACGTCCGAAGACGATGTCACCTTTGTTACCGCCGCGATGACCGTGGCGGATGCCACCACCTTCATGACCTCACTTCACCGCGTGTCCCACAAGGAATCGCTAACGCTGGGCCAGGCCCTCATGGCCATCCTTCAGGGGTCCGTACAGGTTCGCGCAACGCTGAACTTCTTTGGCACCCCCGAAGAAGGTCCCCGCTACCTACTGGGCGCGGGCTACCTGCGCGCCGCCGAGGCCGCCTGGGCACGCAGCCAGATCACGGCGCATCGTGACCTTTCCGCGGCCCCCAGCTACACCAGCACAACCAAGCATGACGCGCCAACGGCCGTGGCCGCCTACGTGGGTTTCCGCGACGGTGGCTGCCGCTACCCGGGGTGCTCGTGCACCACCGATCTGCAGCTGCACCACGTCATCGGTTTTGACTACGGCGGCCCCACCACCGCATCCAACCTGGTCAGCCTGTGTGCACGGCACCACAACAAGGTCACCTTTGGCCATGTGCGCATGTTCATGACGGAATCCGGCGTGTGCAGTTGGTACTTCCGCACCGGAGACTGCCTGCGCACCCTGCCCACGGGCCCCTTGGCGGATCCGCAGCGCATCAGCTGGGCATACACGGCCCGGAAGCGCGCCGAAACGCGGGCCCGCCACAGCGGGCGAACGCCTATCGACGCCGCCGGCGCCGCACCTCCGGCGACCACATCACCACCGCAGTGGAGCGGGGAACATGGACCAACTCCCCGCGGTGGGAAGACTGCTCGCGGAGCCTCCGATTCTCCGCGCCCAGCTCCTCCACTTCCTCCTTGAGGCGGGAGTTCTCCCGACTCAGGTCGATGATCGCCTTGATGCCAGCCAAGTTGACGCCATCCTCCTGGCTGAGCTTCTGGATGCGCTGCAGCATGGCCACGTCCGCCCGCGAATAGCGGCGTCCGCCGCCCCGAGTACGGGCTGGCGTGACCAGACCTAAACGGTCATAGGTGCGCAGGGTTTGCGCATGCATGCCCGCAAGCTCGGCAGCCACGGAGATGACAAAGACTTCTTCACCATCGGATGCATGATTGGAGGGCATATCACTGTGCTCCTTCCCAACCGGCGCGCGGACGGAAGCCCGCGTCGCGTTCGGCCTGCGCATAGGTGCGCAGGGCACTGGTTGCGGCGGCGTCGAGATGCTCCGGAACCTGGACGCGAACCTCCACGAGGAGGTCACCGCCCTTGATTCCGCGCCCCTTGACGCGCAGCGTACGGCCATCGCGGGTGCCGGCGGGAACCCGCACACGCACGGGCGCGTCCAGGGTGGGCACCGTAATGGTCTCGCCCAGAGCCAGCTCGGCGAAGGAGACAGGAACCGTGACCTCCAGGTTGTCCCCGACGCGTTCGAAGACCTTGTCCGGGCGGACGTGAACCGTGACGAACAGGTCGCCCGAGGGCTTGCCGTTCGGCCCCGCCTCGCCCTGGCCCGCCAGGCGGACCTTTTGTCCATCGACCACGCCCGCTGGGATGCGGACCGTGATGGAGCGGGTGCGCTTGACGGTGCCGGTGCCGGAGCACACGACGCAGGGAT
Above is a genomic segment from Corynebacterium uberis containing:
- a CDS encoding nitrilase-related carbon-nitrogen hydrolase — protein: MRIAVAQVKSTDDTRRNAQRVCGEIERAGKRGADLVVFPEAMSQAFATSRLDTRAEELDGPFATAVAAAAREAGLVAVVGMFRPADTVEREGRRVNRVYNTALVTGPGVHEGYDKRHTYDAFGYRESDTVKAGQRAVLVPVGDARVGVATCFDLRFPDLFQGLARAGAQVIAVPASWSGGPGKTRQWRTLVQARALDTGAFVAAADQPGDGEQDDPTGVGHSMIVGPDGAVLAEAGQEEELLVADVSLIDVAQTRRAIPIL
- a CDS encoding alpha/beta hydrolase — translated: MITGLSAHTLRATAATMRAAAAQTSTGHTQLVAEHRALNHAGAAGTAVERGLAALDRTAAPWDLTATEMLRTATVLERAGDLRSFLESWYQQHATTLKKFSDHSLLFGQLTSLANSLGHVIDMQCALEIARICSSPPPEDLDLTWLAAQYPDATVLQADGGGLIVAFGDVDKAETVTTFVAGTGSSNPAGWPEQVDRVAALSTHTGNSGKAATVLWLGYQAPPTLVGATAHSPARAGGGALRDFQKELTRRNPTARRTVIGYSYGTVVVGQAATQPLEADNVILVGSPGVPQKQASDFRLRDGGRVYAVTAPGDPIDLAAGAREGIHGRDPTAASFGAEVWQAQPGDHGSYWTDESTLAHIARVARE
- a CDS encoding heat shock protein transcriptional repressor HspR, translated to MPSNHASDGEEVFVISVAAELAGMHAQTLRTYDRLGLVTPARTRGGGRRYSRADVAMLQRIQKLSQEDGVNLAGIKAIIDLSRENSRLKEEVEELGAENRRLREQSSHRGELVHVPRSTAVVMWSPEVRRRRRR